The Chitinophaga flava genome has a segment encoding these proteins:
- a CDS encoding GNAT family N-acetyltransferase — protein MTQEERHIIENLFEHWTYVGEKAGLITMAPRYKAVIPDGSDWPKRVFEVAGPEELAPIAAQIKAGVLPDAVTFTESQAMEYEHTLSSAGFGAKMRLQGMIIYLRENPPAEESGDVQFSLVTNAAEAAVFADIAAQSFNYRVDGAIVARLLHQEDKIKVFTGTYKGAAACSGVIYYDNNGNAGLHFIGTLPDFRGKGLAAAMTTRLLRECVADGKRYCVLHASKAGLPIYSRLGFEPVKEVITYALSL, from the coding sequence ATGACACAAGAGGAAAGACATATCATTGAAAATTTATTTGAACACTGGACCTATGTAGGAGAAAAAGCAGGACTGATCACTATGGCTCCCCGTTATAAAGCGGTAATACCGGATGGATCAGACTGGCCTAAAAGGGTATTTGAAGTAGCGGGTCCGGAAGAGCTGGCGCCCATCGCTGCACAGATAAAAGCAGGAGTGTTGCCGGATGCAGTAACGTTTACAGAATCACAGGCGATGGAATATGAGCATACATTATCATCAGCAGGTTTCGGGGCAAAGATGCGCCTGCAGGGTATGATTATTTACCTGAGAGAAAATCCGCCCGCTGAAGAGTCCGGAGATGTGCAATTCAGTCTGGTAACGAATGCTGCCGAAGCAGCTGTATTTGCTGACATCGCTGCGCAGTCGTTTAACTACCGCGTAGATGGCGCCATAGTAGCCAGGTTGCTGCATCAGGAAGATAAGATAAAGGTATTCACCGGAACTTATAAAGGAGCTGCTGCCTGTAGCGGGGTAATTTATTATGACAACAATGGCAATGCCGGTCTGCATTTTATCGGCACCTTGCCGGATTTCAGGGGTAAGGGCCTGGCGGCAGCCATGACTACCCGTTTGCTCCGGGAATGTGTGGCGGATGGCAAACGTTATTGTGTATTGCATGCCTCTAAAGCAGGCTTGCCGATATATAGCCGGTTGGGTTTTGAACCGGTGAAAGAAGTGATCACTTATGCACTCTCTCTGTAA
- a CDS encoding SDR family NAD(P)-dependent oxidoreductase encodes MKRLENKVALITGGAGSIGQTTAKLFIDEGAKVVLIDLNEDALKKATAELGNDAAYVAADVTLAKDVERYAQEAVKKFGKIDIFFNNAGIEGVVKPITEFPEDVFDKVMAVNVKGVFLGCKYVLPQMNDGGSMIITSSVAGLGASPNFVAYTTSKHATLGIMKTAALEAAPRKIRVNTIHPSPVDNRMMRSIEEGYEPGKAEEMQKIFAAGIPLGRYAAPLEIAKLVLFLGSDDSQFITGAQYVIDGGSNAK; translated from the coding sequence ATGAAAAGACTGGAGAACAAGGTAGCGCTTATCACGGGCGGCGCAGGAAGCATCGGACAAACCACTGCAAAGTTATTTATTGATGAAGGCGCCAAAGTAGTACTGATTGACCTCAACGAAGACGCTTTAAAGAAAGCGACAGCTGAGCTGGGCAACGATGCAGCTTATGTAGCAGCAGACGTTACGTTGGCCAAAGATGTGGAACGTTATGCGCAGGAGGCTGTAAAAAAATTCGGAAAGATCGATATCTTCTTTAACAACGCCGGTATCGAAGGCGTAGTGAAGCCCATTACAGAATTCCCTGAAGATGTATTTGATAAAGTAATGGCCGTTAACGTAAAAGGTGTTTTTCTGGGTTGTAAATATGTGCTACCGCAGATGAATGATGGTGGTAGCATGATCATTACCTCTTCTGTAGCAGGTTTGGGGGCTTCTCCTAACTTTGTCGCCTATACGACCAGTAAACATGCGACCCTTGGCATCATGAAAACAGCGGCCCTGGAAGCCGCACCGAGAAAGATACGGGTCAATACCATACATCCGTCACCGGTAGATAACAGAATGATGCGTTCTATAGAAGAAGGTTACGAACCAGGGAAAGCTGAAGAGATGCAGAAAATATTTGCAGCAGGTATTCCGTTGGGAAGATATGCTGCACCGCTGGAAATCGCCAAGCTGGTGCTTTTCCTCGGATCAGATGACAGTCAGTTTATCACCGGCGCACAATATGTGATCGACGGCGGTTCCAACGCTAAATAA
- a CDS encoding DUF4920 domain-containing protein: MMYKALLSAVLLAVSLTVAAQPPKGQAKPNSVYGVAPTASGAMDALELPRMLQNDSGKLSLKIKAKVLDVCPKKGCWMKLQVNDSTTAFVKMKDYAFFVPLDIKGKTVVLDGVAYLHETSVAELKHYAEDAHKPQVEIDAIQQPKKEIRYTANGIRVVE, translated from the coding sequence ATGATGTATAAAGCGTTGCTATCAGCTGTACTGCTGGCTGTGTCTCTGACTGTTGCTGCCCAACCGCCTAAAGGTCAGGCTAAACCTAATTCTGTTTACGGTGTCGCCCCTACGGCTTCAGGTGCCATGGATGCGCTGGAACTTCCCAGGATGCTCCAGAATGACAGTGGTAAACTATCTCTGAAGATCAAAGCAAAAGTGTTGGATGTTTGTCCTAAAAAAGGTTGCTGGATGAAATTGCAGGTCAATGACAGCACTACGGCCTTTGTAAAAATGAAGGACTATGCCTTCTTTGTTCCCCTCGACATTAAAGGTAAAACTGTTGTACTCGACGGTGTTGCCTATTTGCACGAGACTTCTGTGGCAGAGTTAAAACACTATGCAGAAGATGCCCACAAACCACAGGTGGAAATTGATGCCATCCAACAACCGAAAAAAGAAATCAGGTATACTGCCAATGGTATACGGGTCGTAGAATAA
- a CDS encoding methyltransferase domain-containing protein, which translates to MNRDKATERAAMPKGTSVVLDSRTLQSSYATLIPLLKEGMHVLDLGCGTGAISAGIAVAVGPSGTVTGIDNSGHLIDKGQVDYQGVSNLTLLTADIFTWQPIRKFELVVSARVFQWLSNPADALKKCAAMLVPGGKLSVLDYNHARLEWEPAPPPAMQRFYRAFLDWRADAGMDNEMADHLPALFQQAGFSQIKVQEANESCRRGEAGFADKAAIWSAVARLRGPQMVQSGFITETERLQAIDDYDAWLKEGALSMTMKLKDIQAVLSS; encoded by the coding sequence ATGAACAGAGATAAAGCTACCGAAAGAGCTGCCATGCCGAAGGGAACTTCGGTTGTACTCGATAGCAGAACATTACAAAGCAGCTATGCTACGCTGATACCATTGCTGAAGGAAGGGATGCATGTGCTGGACCTGGGTTGCGGTACGGGCGCTATTTCCGCTGGTATTGCAGTGGCTGTAGGTCCTTCAGGTACAGTTACCGGTATCGATAACAGCGGACATCTGATAGACAAAGGCCAGGTAGATTATCAGGGTGTTTCTAATCTGACACTGCTAACGGCTGATATCTTCACGTGGCAGCCTATACGAAAATTTGAGCTGGTTGTATCTGCCCGTGTTTTTCAATGGCTCAGTAACCCGGCAGACGCACTGAAGAAATGTGCAGCAATGCTGGTGCCGGGAGGTAAACTGTCTGTCCTGGATTACAACCATGCCAGACTGGAATGGGAACCTGCTCCACCGCCCGCTATGCAGCGTTTTTACCGCGCATTTCTCGACTGGCGTGCCGATGCAGGTATGGACAATGAAATGGCAGATCATCTGCCGGCATTATTCCAACAGGCTGGTTTTTCTCAGATAAAGGTGCAGGAAGCCAACGAATCCTGCAGGAGGGGAGAAGCTGGTTTTGCGGATAAGGCTGCCATCTGGTCTGCAGTAGCCAGACTGAGAGGCCCGCAGATGGTGCAGAGCGGCTTCATTACAGAAACAGAACGATTACAGGCTATCGATGATTATGATGCCTGGTTGAAGGAAGGAGCTTTGTCCATGACCATGAAACTGAAGGATATCCAGGCAGTGCTTTCATCCTGA
- a CDS encoding 3-hydroxyacyl-ACP dehydratase FabZ family protein, with translation MRSSDAVETLIPHRAPFLFADRVTAVSNEEIIGYKTFSEDSELLKGSFPAHGFVPGVILIESMAQCGGAGIKLLGLADGLFGLAGIETARFMKGAHYGVPIRYAIKNIRVSEKIIKQSGIAYMNEEPVMEATWTCVKIG, from the coding sequence ATGCGAAGCTCAGATGCTGTAGAAACGTTGATTCCTCACAGAGCACCTTTTTTATTTGCTGATCGGGTGACTGCTGTTTCCAATGAAGAGATTATTGGCTACAAAACTTTCAGTGAAGACAGTGAATTACTGAAAGGCAGCTTCCCTGCCCACGGGTTTGTTCCAGGTGTTATCCTGATAGAATCAATGGCCCAGTGCGGCGGTGCGGGCATTAAGTTGCTGGGCCTGGCCGACGGACTTTTCGGGCTCGCGGGTATAGAAACAGCCCGGTTTATGAAAGGTGCACACTATGGGGTGCCTATCCGTTATGCTATTAAAAACATCCGCGTAAGCGAAAAAATTATCAAGCAGTCCGGTATTGCCTATATGAACGAAGAGCCAGTGATGGAAGCCACCTGGACCTGTGTAAAAATAGGGTGA
- a CDS encoding GDSL-type esterase/lipase family protein — protein MKGTVLIFPGGGYKVVEVTTEGSLVAAFLNKLGYDVALLEYHVSAGANTRALALADAKTAWQLLQTKAAALGLRGKERNIMGFSAGGHLAASLIQELAPAAQPDNLMLIYPAFLNETRPGSVYPSVLPPAEIRSRLFTLVAADDTPELVSSCTQYGKIWKGYDGRGTFKVLPDGGHGFGMVTPLRGATAQWPSMLQTFLENKDSIALTSINPTAIATEGYSHARHEQKVAAVASQQFDLIMIGNSITNNFEKAAYQPVWEQFYAPRHALNLGFSGYRTENILWNLEHGELKGQSPKVVTLEIGTNNIDEKNYPTRHTAGQLAGGIATIVQLLLEKLPNTKILLLRSFPGSYDGPNPTSHRMILDRASDIVAKLADNKHVFYCDVNHVFLNLDGSIRQDMMPDWLHPSPEGAMAWAQAMEPLLSQLMGDKSRDTVKPANTAIIPVSRLEKDNYDWWARHAEVLNIKDSINPEIVMIGNSITHFWGGYPLMRNALGYLGKANGAEAWASLFGTHRVLNLGFGWDRTQNVLWRLDHGELDGLHPRTVVIEIGTNNTSETANARANTPAEIVEGIKAICSRVRSKVPRARIILMAVFPREQQPDNPRRKVISETNRLLADFAASEHIRLIDIGAQFLTPDGVLLKEITYDFCHPTEKGYRIWAEALKPELF, from the coding sequence GTGAAGGGAACGGTACTGATATTTCCCGGTGGTGGTTACAAGGTGGTGGAGGTAACAACAGAAGGCAGCCTGGTAGCTGCTTTCCTGAATAAGTTAGGGTATGATGTGGCCCTGCTGGAGTATCATGTGTCAGCTGGTGCGAATACAAGGGCGCTGGCGTTGGCGGATGCGAAGACTGCCTGGCAACTGTTGCAGACAAAAGCGGCCGCACTGGGGCTGCGTGGGAAAGAGCGGAATATCATGGGCTTTTCTGCCGGCGGGCATCTGGCGGCCAGCCTGATACAGGAGCTGGCGCCTGCAGCACAGCCTGACAACCTGATGCTGATTTATCCTGCCTTTCTGAATGAAACCCGTCCCGGTTCCGTATATCCGTCTGTGTTGCCTCCCGCCGAAATCAGGTCCAGGCTTTTTACCCTGGTCGCTGCAGACGACACGCCTGAATTGGTCAGCAGCTGCACGCAATATGGCAAGATATGGAAAGGATATGATGGCCGCGGTACTTTTAAGGTGCTACCCGATGGAGGACATGGCTTCGGAATGGTAACACCACTCCGGGGTGCTACTGCACAATGGCCTTCCATGCTGCAAACGTTTCTGGAAAATAAAGACAGCATTGCTCTTACCAGCATTAATCCTACAGCCATAGCAACAGAAGGTTATAGTCATGCACGGCATGAACAAAAGGTGGCAGCGGTGGCCAGTCAGCAATTTGATCTTATCATGATTGGCAACTCTATCACCAACAACTTCGAGAAGGCTGCCTATCAGCCGGTATGGGAGCAGTTTTATGCGCCACGCCATGCACTCAACCTGGGCTTTAGCGGTTACCGCACAGAAAACATCCTCTGGAACCTCGAACATGGAGAACTGAAAGGTCAGTCACCGAAAGTGGTGACGCTGGAAATAGGGACCAACAACATCGACGAAAAAAATTATCCTACGCGGCATACTGCCGGGCAGCTCGCAGGAGGCATCGCCACCATTGTGCAGCTGCTACTGGAGAAACTGCCCAATACCAAAATCCTGTTGTTACGTAGTTTCCCTGGTAGTTACGATGGGCCCAATCCTACATCCCATCGTATGATCCTGGACAGGGCATCCGATATAGTGGCGAAACTGGCGGATAACAAACACGTGTTTTATTGTGATGTCAATCATGTGTTCCTGAACCTCGATGGCAGCATCCGGCAGGATATGATGCCGGACTGGCTGCATCCCAGCCCGGAAGGAGCAATGGCATGGGCACAGGCTATGGAGCCGCTGTTGTCGCAGCTGATGGGAGATAAAAGCAGAGACACTGTTAAACCTGCCAATACGGCCATTATTCCGGTGTCCCGGCTGGAGAAGGATAACTACGACTGGTGGGCGCGCCACGCGGAAGTGTTAAATATAAAAGACTCCATCAACCCGGAAATTGTGATGATAGGTAATTCCATTACTCATTTCTGGGGAGGTTATCCTTTGATGAGAAACGCGCTTGGCTATCTGGGTAAAGCCAATGGGGCAGAAGCCTGGGCTAGCCTCTTTGGCACACACCGGGTGCTGAACCTGGGCTTTGGCTGGGACCGCACCCAGAATGTGCTCTGGCGCCTGGACCATGGAGAGCTGGATGGCTTGCATCCCCGTACGGTGGTCATCGAAATAGGCACCAACAATACCAGCGAAACAGCTAACGCCCGCGCCAACACGCCGGCTGAAATAGTGGAAGGCATCAAAGCTATCTGTAGCCGGGTACGTTCCAAAGTACCCCGGGCCAGGATCATACTGATGGCTGTTTTTCCAAGAGAACAGCAGCCCGACAATCCCAGAAGAAAAGTAATCAGTGAAACGAACCGGCTGCTGGCCGATTTCGCTGCCAGTGAGCATATACGGTTGATTGATATCGGTGCGCAATTCCTCACACCGGATGGTGTTTTACTGAAAGAAATCACCTATGATTTCTGCCACCCTACGGAAAAGGGTTACCGGATATGGGCCGAAGCATTGAAGCCGGAATTGTTTTAA
- a CDS encoding DUF481 domain-containing protein, giving the protein MKRIVTLTVAMLYCLCSFAQFSDSTHYLIKYASTGSINHTQDGNSYLLNNNFGFKVSKRKVSLNAGASYIYGKQNTSLTNNDVSAAVDFNLYTDTAKIYYWGLANYDRSYSLKINSRFQGGLGIGYDLIRLPNAVLNVTDGLLFENSNLFLHDTIQDIYSTVRNSFRLQYKWTIRNIVVLEGGNYFQQSLTHGDDYIIRCVNSMSVKLRSWLSVTASLTYNKLNRTERENLLVNYGVTLEKFF; this is encoded by the coding sequence ATGAAGAGAATAGTTACCCTGACGGTTGCCATGCTTTATTGCCTTTGTTCCTTTGCTCAGTTCAGTGACTCTACGCACTATCTTATAAAATATGCTTCTACAGGTTCTATCAACCATACCCAGGATGGTAATTCCTATCTGCTTAATAATAACTTCGGTTTTAAAGTAAGCAAAAGAAAAGTGAGTCTGAATGCGGGTGCCAGCTATATATATGGAAAACAGAATACATCCCTTACTAACAATGACGTGTCGGCAGCGGTGGATTTTAATCTGTATACGGATACAGCAAAGATCTACTACTGGGGCCTGGCCAACTATGACAGGAGTTATTCCCTCAAGATAAACAGTCGTTTTCAGGGAGGTCTGGGTATCGGTTATGATCTTATTCGTTTACCCAATGCCGTGCTGAATGTTACAGATGGATTATTATTTGAGAACAGCAACCTGTTTCTGCATGATACGATACAGGATATTTACAGCACTGTCAGAAACTCTTTCCGCCTGCAGTATAAGTGGACAATCAGAAATATTGTTGTGCTGGAAGGCGGCAATTACTTCCAGCAATCGCTAACACATGGAGATGACTACATCATCCGCTGTGTCAACAGTATGTCTGTAAAGCTGCGCAGCTGGCTGAGTGTAACGGCATCGTTGACATACAATAAACTAAACCGTACCGAACGTGAGAACCTGCTAGTGAACTATGGTGTGACGTTGGAAAAGTTTTTTTAA